One part of the Solanum dulcamara chromosome 8, daSolDulc1.2, whole genome shotgun sequence genome encodes these proteins:
- the LOC129899828 gene encoding protein EARLY FLOWERING 4-like produces MEGTSNFNRHRQIIDKSNSRRANNHCVRDNSTVETFTDFTMQEGNSDMWNNFSNNFRQVQSMLDRNRSLIQQVNENHQSRTHDSMMQNVDLIQELNGNISKVASIYSDFNTDFTTMIHQRKNDV; encoded by the coding sequence ATGGAAGGCACCTCTAACTTCAATCGCCACCGTCAAATCATAGACAAATCAAACTCCCGTAGGGCTAATAATCACTGTGTTCGTGATAACTCTACCGTGGAAACCTTCACGGATTTTACTATGCAGGAAGGTAATTCGGATATGTGGAATAATTTTTCCAATAATTTTAGGCAGGTTCAGTCTATGTTGGATCGAAACAGATCTTTGATTCAACAAGTCAACGAGAATCATCAATCGAGAACGCATGATAGCATGATGCAGAACGTGGACCTGATTCAGGAACTCAACGGCAACATATCAAAGGTTGCCTCTATCTATTCTGATTTTAACACTGATTTCACAACTATGATCCATCAACGGAAGAATGACGTTTGA